Proteins co-encoded in one Cupriavidus metallidurans CH34 genomic window:
- a CDS encoding IS30-like element IS1088 family transposase, producing MTKKNYQQLSETERHAIALGLQQKQSLSAIARALGRDKSTISRECNRNAGGKGYASKFAQQRSDNRKRQARPSPKLHRQGPLFPLVCDYLRHKWSPQQIANELQRLHPQDRRLQASHESIYTCIYAQPRGELKKELVSCLRMAHAKRWPRSRGKDRRKETQDLLSIHVRAPEIEDRQLPGHWEGDLIKGKANASAIGTLVERTTRLVVLVKLPHPNPATAAHVLQAFSDKLKTIAQPMRQTLTYDRGSEMAEHRQLSENTGMKVYFCDPYSPWQRGSNENTNGLLRQYFPKGTDLSGYSQEQLDAVADELNGRPRMTLGWRKPIEVYAEHLARLAQQPDLVH from the coding sequence ATGACCAAGAAAAATTACCAGCAGTTGAGTGAGACCGAACGCCATGCGATAGCCCTGGGGCTGCAGCAAAAGCAAAGCCTCAGCGCCATAGCCAGGGCCCTGGGGCGTGACAAGAGCACTATCAGCCGCGAGTGCAATCGCAATGCAGGCGGCAAGGGCTACGCCTCCAAGTTCGCCCAGCAGCGCAGTGACAATCGCAAACGCCAAGCCCGTCCCAGCCCCAAGCTGCACCGCCAAGGGCCCTTGTTCCCGCTGGTTTGCGACTACCTGCGCCACAAGTGGTCGCCCCAGCAAATCGCCAACGAACTCCAGCGTCTTCACCCACAGGATCGCCGCTTGCAAGCCTCACACGAAAGCATCTACACCTGCATCTACGCCCAGCCCCGGGGAGAGCTCAAGAAGGAGCTGGTGTCCTGCCTGCGCATGGCCCACGCCAAACGTTGGCCCCGCTCCAGGGGAAAGGATCGCCGCAAGGAGACGCAAGACTTGCTGAGCATCCATGTGCGAGCACCCGAGATCGAGGATCGCCAGTTGCCCGGCCACTGGGAGGGTGATCTGATCAAAGGCAAGGCTAACGCCAGTGCGATTGGCACGCTGGTCGAGCGCACCACCCGTCTGGTGGTGCTGGTCAAGCTGCCACACCCCAACCCCGCCACAGCGGCGCATGTACTGCAAGCCTTCAGCGACAAGCTCAAGACAATAGCCCAGCCGATGCGCCAGACCCTGACCTACGACCGGGGCAGCGAGATGGCCGAGCACCGCCAGCTCAGCGAGAACACAGGCATGAAGGTGTACTTCTGCGACCCCTACAGTCCCTGGCAAAGGGGGAGCAACGAGAACACCAATGGGCTCTTGCGCCAGTACTTCCCCAAGGGGACTGATCTGAGTGGCTACAGCCAGGAGCAGTTGGACGCTGTGGCCGATGAGCTCAATGGACGGCCCAGGATGACTCTGGGGTGGCGCAAGCCCATCGAGGTCTATGCCGAGCATTTGGCGCGGCTGGCCCAGCAGCCGGATTTAGTGCATTGA
- a CDS encoding putative bifunctional diguanylate cyclase/phosphodiesterase: MFPASYDALLVLFSVIVAVLASYTALDMAGRISTASGRYARLWLAGGAVAMGLGIWSMHFLGMLSFSLPIPLGYDPAITAVSLLIAVVASAFALRLVCLEHLPRRRLALGALVLGGAVASMHYTGMAALRMQPGIQYDPWLFLLSILIAVGASGAALWIAFRLRRHMPRVHQLRFGAALVMGGAVAAMHYTGMAAARFPIGSVCGAAGGGLQGNTLALPILVITICVLAVALITSVLDMRLEMRTAVLADALGVANEELEFLALHDKLTHLPNRVLLEDRFTLAIQAAARHHGRFAVLFVDLDGFKGVNDTYGHQVGDGLLVEIANRLRASVSSEDTIARVGGDEFVLLVHVDEPEDAGVVAGKLIDVLREPANVAGHMVHVSGSIGIAIYPVDGQDQDALMTNADAAMYHAKASGRNASYFFERSMNHQARAQQMLIQDLRAALRNGQLQLHYQPKFSAADNVLVGAEALLRWNHPVQGLLMPDQFITLAEKTGAIVPIGTWVLNEACRQLALWHDMGHAHWSMAVNLSALQFCHAGMVESVAEALARHKVEPRRLTLEITETTAMRDVETTLAIMTQLDEMGVRIAIDDFGTGYSSLLHLKRIPASELKIDRGFVRDLAEDSEDAAIVSAIVALGRTLNLQVVAEGVETTAQRSFLAGLGCDALQGYLLGRPMPAAQFTELALADVDA, translated from the coding sequence ATGTTTCCCGCCAGTTACGACGCGTTACTCGTCCTGTTTTCGGTCATTGTCGCCGTTCTCGCTTCCTATACCGCGCTGGACATGGCAGGGCGCATCTCCACCGCGAGCGGCCGCTATGCGCGGCTGTGGCTGGCCGGCGGGGCAGTGGCCATGGGGCTTGGCATCTGGTCGATGCACTTCCTGGGCATGTTGTCGTTCAGCCTGCCGATTCCGCTGGGCTACGACCCCGCCATCACGGCTGTCTCGCTGCTGATCGCCGTTGTTGCCTCGGCATTCGCGCTGCGGCTCGTCTGCCTGGAGCATCTGCCGCGCAGGCGGCTGGCGCTTGGCGCGCTGGTGCTCGGCGGGGCCGTAGCCAGCATGCATTACACGGGCATGGCGGCATTGCGCATGCAACCGGGCATTCAGTACGACCCGTGGTTGTTTCTATTGTCGATCCTGATCGCCGTGGGGGCATCCGGGGCGGCGCTCTGGATTGCCTTCCGATTGCGGCGGCACATGCCGCGCGTGCATCAACTGCGCTTTGGAGCGGCACTGGTGATGGGCGGCGCCGTCGCGGCGATGCACTACACCGGCATGGCCGCGGCGAGGTTTCCTATCGGCAGTGTGTGTGGCGCAGCGGGCGGCGGGCTGCAGGGCAATACGCTGGCGCTGCCCATTCTCGTGATCACGATCTGCGTCCTGGCCGTGGCGCTGATTACCTCGGTGCTCGACATGCGCCTGGAAATGCGCACGGCGGTGCTGGCCGACGCGCTGGGCGTCGCGAACGAAGAGCTGGAATTCCTGGCGCTACACGACAAGCTCACCCATCTGCCGAACCGCGTGCTGCTGGAAGACCGTTTCACGCTGGCGATTCAGGCAGCGGCCCGGCACCATGGCCGTTTTGCCGTGCTTTTCGTCGATCTGGATGGATTCAAGGGCGTCAACGATACCTACGGGCACCAGGTCGGCGACGGGCTGTTGGTGGAGATCGCCAATCGGCTGCGGGCATCGGTTTCGTCGGAAGATACGATCGCGCGTGTCGGTGGCGATGAGTTCGTGCTGCTGGTGCACGTCGACGAACCTGAGGATGCGGGTGTCGTCGCCGGGAAGCTGATCGACGTGCTGCGCGAGCCCGCAAATGTGGCAGGCCACATGGTGCACGTCTCAGGCAGCATCGGCATTGCGATCTACCCCGTCGACGGACAGGATCAGGACGCGCTGATGACCAATGCCGACGCCGCGATGTACCACGCGAAGGCATCAGGCCGGAACGCGAGCTACTTCTTCGAGCGGTCGATGAACCATCAGGCGCGGGCGCAGCAGATGCTGATCCAGGACTTGCGGGCGGCCCTGAGAAACGGCCAATTGCAGTTGCACTATCAACCGAAGTTTTCGGCTGCTGACAATGTGCTGGTAGGCGCCGAGGCGCTGCTGCGCTGGAATCATCCCGTGCAGGGCCTGCTGATGCCGGACCAGTTCATCACGCTGGCAGAGAAGACCGGGGCAATCGTGCCGATCGGGACGTGGGTACTCAACGAGGCGTGCCGGCAATTGGCGTTATGGCACGACATGGGGCACGCGCACTGGTCGATGGCGGTCAACCTTTCCGCGCTGCAGTTCTGCCATGCGGGCATGGTCGAGTCGGTAGCCGAGGCGTTAGCGCGGCATAAGGTCGAGCCAAGACGATTGACGCTCGAGATTACGGAAACCACCGCCATGCGCGATGTGGAGACCACGCTCGCGATCATGACCCAGCTCGACGAGATGGGCGTGCGGATTGCGATCGATGATTTCGGTACTGGATATTCAAGCCTGCTGCATCTGAAGCGCATCCCAGCGAGCGAATTGAAGATCGACCGGGGATTCGTGCGCGATCTCGCGGAAGACAGCGAGGATGCCGCGATCGTATCGGCCATCGTGGCGCTGGGCCGAACGCTGAATTTGCAGGTAGTGGCTGAGGGCGTGGAAACGACCGCTCAGCGGTCGTTCCTGGCAGGTCTGGGGTGTGATGCGTTGCAGGGCTATCTACTTGGCAGGCCGATGCCTGCGGCGCAATTCACGGAGCTGGCGCTGGCCGATGTCGATGCGTGA
- a CDS encoding H-NS family nucleoid-associated regulatory protein, whose amino-acid sequence MSESESAKQAAVVWVHEQMERHGLTFEDLVEAGCFADAHIEVADQADAVAKAATPTPEVPPRVMYRNAMGQTWDGNGEYPDWLQRAVNAGQSIDFYRVE is encoded by the coding sequence ATGTCCGAGTCTGAGTCAGCCAAACAAGCCGCGGTGGTGTGGGTCCACGAACAGATGGAGCGTCATGGCCTGACGTTCGAAGACCTGGTCGAGGCAGGCTGTTTTGCCGATGCGCATATCGAAGTTGCCGATCAGGCCGACGCCGTTGCGAAAGCCGCAACGCCGACGCCGGAAGTGCCGCCGCGTGTGATGTACCGCAACGCCATGGGGCAAACCTGGGACGGTAATGGGGAATACCCTGATTGGCTGCAACGCGCGGTCAATGCCGGGCAGTCGATCGACTTCTATCGCGTCGAGTAG